A DNA window from Thermococcus sp. 4557 contains the following coding sequences:
- a CDS encoding antitoxin family protein has protein sequence MSEVISGVYRKGELIIIDGKELHEGDTITVKILTRKELVERLAGILGEGRASEVEEYLGGVPR, from the coding sequence ATGTCCGAGGTAATCTCAGGGGTATATAGAAAGGGGGAGCTTATCATAATCGATGGAAAGGAACTCCACGAGGGGGATACCATCACGGTCAAGATACTCACTAGAAAGGAGCTGGTTGAAAGGCTGGCTGGAATCCTCGGCGAGGGAAGAGCGAGCGAGGTGGAAGAGTACCTGGGGGGAGTTCCACGATGA
- a CDS encoding MFS transporter produces MNVTGNNETYDLNYAKKAMLVVIILPLLVMYTEAMLTPALPTIQKEFAINPNDVSWVLTIYLLVGTVSVALFGKLGDMYGKKKMFLVALGFYTLGVILNGFAPSFESLLITRAIQGFGMAIFPLAFALVREEFPPSMVPQVQGMISAMFGVGMVIALPLGAWVTENWGWRWTYHTAAPFAILMFILAWKVLRESRYINPGKLDWQGALLLVWAVVPMLVGVTRAPNVGWTATQTLILFAVSIIGFILLARWERKVENPLLPLDIITSRNPAIVNVGIMFAAFGISMMSQANTYIFQMPEPYGFGKTILQSGLLMTPQALVMLIIAPLAGKIMPKVGAKPIALTGALVASAGLAFMSKYATSLSLPQYVAMIVIVGTGITLMNISLINILVFSVPPRIMGVATGANSLFRNFGSTWGPAIAGTIMSTYYVLFHPPGAPAFVQIKLPTEKAYEVLFGGAAGVYLLLALLVLATREVMKGGRIHEVENEGEKEITVG; encoded by the coding sequence ATGAACGTGACGGGAAATAACGAAACCTACGACCTTAACTATGCCAAAAAGGCCATGCTCGTTGTGATTATCCTCCCACTGCTCGTCATGTACACGGAAGCGATGCTTACACCCGCTCTACCCACCATACAGAAGGAGTTCGCGATAAACCCCAACGACGTCAGCTGGGTTCTCACGATATACCTGCTCGTTGGTACGGTCAGCGTGGCCCTCTTCGGAAAGCTCGGCGACATGTACGGCAAGAAGAAGATGTTTTTAGTTGCTCTGGGCTTCTACACGCTCGGCGTCATCCTGAACGGCTTCGCCCCCAGCTTTGAGTCGCTCCTCATCACGAGGGCAATCCAGGGCTTTGGAATGGCCATATTCCCGCTCGCCTTCGCCCTCGTCCGTGAGGAGTTCCCGCCGAGCATGGTGCCGCAGGTTCAGGGAATGATAAGCGCCATGTTTGGAGTCGGTATGGTCATAGCCCTGCCCCTCGGCGCCTGGGTCACCGAGAACTGGGGATGGAGGTGGACCTACCACACGGCCGCCCCCTTTGCAATCCTGATGTTCATCCTCGCCTGGAAGGTTCTCCGCGAGAGCCGCTACATCAACCCCGGAAAGCTCGACTGGCAGGGCGCTCTGCTCCTCGTCTGGGCCGTCGTGCCGATGCTGGTCGGTGTAACGCGCGCCCCGAACGTTGGCTGGACGGCGACTCAAACGCTCATCCTCTTCGCGGTCTCGATAATTGGCTTCATACTCCTCGCCCGCTGGGAGAGAAAAGTGGAGAACCCGCTCCTTCCCCTCGACATCATAACCTCGCGCAACCCTGCCATAGTGAACGTTGGAATAATGTTCGCGGCCTTCGGAATCTCGATGATGAGCCAGGCGAACACCTACATATTCCAGATGCCGGAACCCTACGGCTTCGGCAAGACGATACTCCAGAGCGGCCTCCTCATGACTCCGCAGGCGCTCGTGATGCTCATAATAGCTCCGCTCGCGGGAAAGATAATGCCAAAGGTCGGTGCAAAGCCCATAGCCCTCACGGGCGCTCTGGTGGCCAGCGCAGGCCTCGCCTTCATGTCAAAATACGCCACCAGCCTCTCGCTGCCGCAGTACGTCGCGATGATAGTAATAGTCGGAACGGGAATAACCCTCATGAACATCTCCCTGATAAACATCCTCGTCTTCAGCGTCCCGCCGAGGATCATGGGCGTCGCGACCGGCGCCAACAGCCTGTTCAGGAACTTCGGCTCGACGTGGGGGCCGGCCATAGCGGGAACCATAATGAGCACCTACTACGTCCTCTTCCACCCGCCCGGAGCACCGGCTTTCGTGCAGATTAAGCTCCCGACGGAGAAGGCCTATGAGGTGCTCTTCGGTGGAGCGGCCGGAGTCTATCTGCTCCTGGCGCTCCTCGTGCTTGCCACAAGAGAGGTCATGAAGGGCGGAAGGATACACGAGGTCGAGAACGAGGGAGAAAAGGAAATAACCGTCGGCTGA
- a CDS encoding iron-containing alcohol dehydrogenase, producing MFWLKTKLIEGEGSLEKLKREASGHERVLILASNSMKRHGFLSEAEDYVKEAGAEVFSIAGLPAEPSVEVIEEFLPKVREFEPDLLVALGGGSVIDTTKALKVFYDAPELNFEEIAFIDRFSKPKPVPKLRTRLIAIPSTSGAGSEVSGASVLKKGGVKYNIVTPEIAPDVAILDPRLPRTMPAEVARNSGLDVLVHGIEAYTTKVANPFSDAMAIKAIKTVYRWLPLSVRGDEDARERVHYAATMAGIAFLNARLGLCHAMSHKAAWIGPHGLLNAIFLPYVMEFNANKSDYARRRYAEIARELGFQTAKDLIEVVRELNEMLGVPKLGELVDEETFVERVKEMAEKAYRDGLVFFNPVEPKPEEIRALYLRAYRGE from the coding sequence ATGTTCTGGCTGAAGACGAAACTCATTGAGGGTGAGGGCTCCCTTGAGAAGCTCAAGAGGGAGGCGAGCGGGCACGAGCGCGTTCTTATCCTGGCCAGCAACTCGATGAAGAGGCACGGCTTCCTGAGCGAGGCCGAAGATTACGTGAAGGAGGCCGGTGCGGAGGTCTTTTCGATAGCGGGTCTTCCGGCGGAGCCTAGCGTCGAGGTCATAGAGGAGTTTCTGCCGAAGGTTAGGGAGTTCGAGCCCGACCTTCTGGTTGCTCTTGGTGGGGGAAGCGTCATCGACACGACCAAGGCGTTGAAGGTCTTCTACGATGCCCCCGAGCTAAACTTTGAGGAGATAGCATTCATAGACAGGTTTTCGAAGCCGAAGCCGGTTCCTAAGCTGAGGACGAGGTTAATAGCAATACCCTCGACGAGCGGAGCGGGAAGCGAGGTTTCGGGAGCGAGCGTGCTGAAGAAGGGCGGCGTCAAATATAACATAGTCACTCCGGAGATAGCGCCCGACGTGGCCATCCTCGACCCCCGGCTGCCGAGGACGATGCCAGCCGAGGTGGCCCGGAACTCTGGCCTTGACGTCCTCGTCCACGGGATAGAGGCCTACACAACCAAGGTTGCCAACCCCTTCAGCGACGCCATGGCGATTAAGGCCATAAAGACCGTTTATCGGTGGCTTCCGCTCTCCGTTAGGGGCGACGAGGATGCTCGAGAGAGGGTTCACTACGCGGCAACGATGGCGGGGATAGCTTTCCTCAACGCGCGCCTCGGCCTGTGTCACGCGATGAGTCACAAGGCGGCATGGATTGGCCCGCATGGACTCCTCAACGCGATATTCCTGCCCTACGTGATGGAGTTCAACGCAAACAAAAGCGACTACGCGAGGAGGCGCTACGCTGAGATAGCGAGGGAGCTTGGCTTCCAGACGGCGAAGGACCTCATTGAGGTCGTAAGGGAGCTCAACGAGATGCTTGGCGTTCCAAAACTGGGCGAGCTGGTTGATGAGGAGACCTTCGTCGAGAGGGTCAAAGAGATGGCCGAAAAAGCCTACCGCGACGGATTAGTGTTCTTCAATCCCGTCGAGCCGAAGCCCGAGGAGATAAGGGCGCTGTATCTACGGGCGTACAGGGGAGAATAA
- the mtnA gene encoding S-methyl-5-thioribose-1-phosphate isomerase, translating to MEIRYRPEELTRLPRSVTYETGKVIMIDQRLLPGEFKTIELTTVDEVAEAIVTMKVRGAPAIGAAAAFGLALYADTSKAKTRDEFMDGFYSAYDRLKNTRPTAVNLFWALNRIKKLVEENLEGPLEEIKKLIVAEAQRIADEDVEANLRMGHYGAEALPEGNVLTHCNAGSLATVQLGTVGAVLRVMNRDGSLKLLWVDETRPVLQGARLSAWEYHYDGIPLKLISDNMAGFVMQQGKVDAIIVGADRIVANGDFANKIGTYTLAVLAKEHGIPFFTVAPLSTIDMSLKSGKEIPIEERKPEEVLTCGGCRIAPDVDVYNPAFDVTPHKYLTGIITDQGVVYPPFERNLKRLFKME from the coding sequence ATGGAGATAAGGTACAGACCGGAGGAACTCACGAGGCTCCCGAGGAGCGTGACCTACGAAACCGGAAAGGTCATCATGATCGACCAGAGACTCCTGCCCGGGGAGTTCAAGACGATAGAGCTGACGACCGTTGATGAGGTGGCCGAGGCGATAGTGACGATGAAGGTCCGCGGTGCCCCGGCGATAGGCGCCGCCGCCGCGTTCGGCCTGGCCCTCTACGCCGACACAAGCAAAGCTAAAACCAGGGACGAGTTCATGGACGGCTTTTACAGCGCATACGACAGGCTGAAGAACACGAGGCCAACCGCTGTAAACCTCTTCTGGGCACTCAACAGGATTAAGAAGCTGGTAGAGGAGAACCTTGAGGGCCCTCTGGAGGAGATTAAAAAGCTCATCGTCGCTGAGGCACAGAGGATAGCGGACGAAGACGTCGAGGCCAACCTCAGGATGGGTCACTACGGAGCAGAGGCTTTGCCCGAGGGAAACGTTCTCACCCACTGCAATGCCGGAAGCCTCGCAACGGTTCAGCTCGGAACCGTTGGGGCGGTTCTGCGCGTGATGAACCGTGACGGGAGCCTCAAACTCCTCTGGGTGGACGAGACGAGGCCGGTCCTTCAGGGAGCTAGGCTTAGCGCCTGGGAGTACCACTACGACGGCATTCCGCTCAAGCTTATATCCGACAACATGGCGGGCTTCGTGATGCAGCAGGGGAAGGTTGACGCGATAATTGTGGGTGCCGATAGAATAGTTGCCAACGGCGACTTCGCCAACAAGATAGGAACCTACACCCTGGCTGTCCTTGCCAAAGAGCACGGGATACCGTTCTTCACAGTCGCCCCACTCTCAACGATAGATATGAGCCTCAAGAGCGGGAAGGAGATACCCATCGAGGAAAGGAAGCCCGAGGAAGTTCTCACCTGCGGTGGCTGCAGGATTGCCCCCGATGTGGACGTCTACAACCCTGCCTTTGATGTCACACCGCACAAGTACCTGACGGGAATAATCACAGATCAGGGCGTCGTTTACCCGCCCTTCGAGAGGAATTTGAAGAGACTGTTCAAAATGGAGTGA
- a CDS encoding NTPase, translated as MTLRIFVTGPAGVGKTTLVERVAREADRWGYLVGGMITREVRRGGRRVGFKITALDNGEEGTLASVRGTSHLPGVPFGKYVVHVDEINRVGVSAIKRALVEADLIVIDEIGPMEYKSDEFIRVVGEVLRSEKPLLAVVHRRMTDKFRPLGKLYTLSVENRNRAFAEVMDEVMKELKGVRG; from the coding sequence ATGACGCTGAGAATATTTGTTACCGGTCCGGCGGGAGTCGGAAAGACAACACTCGTGGAGAGGGTTGCGAGGGAAGCCGACCGCTGGGGCTACCTCGTTGGTGGAATGATAACGAGGGAAGTGCGGAGGGGAGGAAGGCGCGTGGGATTCAAGATCACCGCCCTCGACAACGGGGAGGAGGGAACCCTGGCCAGCGTTAGGGGCACCTCACACCTTCCGGGCGTTCCCTTTGGGAAGTACGTCGTCCACGTCGATGAAATAAACCGCGTCGGTGTTTCGGCGATAAAACGTGCCCTTGTTGAGGCCGACCTGATAGTCATAGACGAAATCGGCCCGATGGAGTACAAGAGCGACGAGTTCATCCGCGTTGTGGGGGAAGTTCTGAGGTCAGAAAAGCCCCTCTTGGCTGTCGTCCACAGAAGGATGACAGATAAATTCCGACCACTCGGGAAACTCTACACGCTGAGCGTCGAGAACAGAAACAGAGCCTTCGCTGAGGTAATGGACGAAGTTATGAAAGAACTGAAGGGAGTCAGAGGTTGA
- a CDS encoding cyclic nucleotide-binding/CBS domain-containing protein translates to MAPRIAVGQVVKRKAVIVKPDDTVHRIAKILSKNKVGSAVVVKGDEIVGIITDRDILDKVVAKGRDPKTVKVEEVMTKNPITIEDDYEVQDAIDKMMDKGIRRLLVTRLGRPIGFVTAADLLAALNAYNSESEEETSEETEVYGICELCGQYGPLYKVYIEGGEKWICESCKDSLNL, encoded by the coding sequence ATGGCACCTAGGATAGCCGTGGGACAAGTGGTTAAAAGGAAGGCAGTTATCGTCAAGCCGGACGACACCGTCCACAGGATCGCCAAGATTCTCTCAAAGAACAAGGTAGGGAGCGCGGTTGTTGTTAAAGGCGACGAGATCGTTGGAATAATCACCGACCGCGACATACTCGACAAGGTCGTTGCGAAGGGAAGGGACCCCAAGACCGTCAAGGTCGAGGAGGTCATGACGAAGAACCCGATAACCATCGAGGACGACTACGAGGTTCAGGACGCGATCGACAAGATGATGGACAAGGGCATCAGGAGACTTCTCGTCACCAGGCTCGGAAGGCCGATAGGCTTCGTCACCGCGGCGGACCTTCTCGCTGCGCTCAACGCGTACAACAGTGAGAGTGAGGAGGAAACCAGCGAGGAGACCGAGGTCTACGGTATCTGCGAGCTCTGCGGACAGTACGGCCCGCTCTACAAGGTCTACATCGAGGGCGGCGAGAAGTGGATATGCGAGAGCTGCAAGGACAGCCTCAACCTCTGA
- a CDS encoding transcriptional regulator → MDYETIDIHDERAKELAQILMNDKAIAILHLVEDRALSISEISRELNLPISTVSYHIDKMLKVGLIEVAGKKYGKRLQEVKLYRASNRPILLVPRRNVAKVRKKAVMSFEKLHVISLGLAGLVAAGVYAAARNVLAPVNSGGTTESITKSAADNVSMMVASERAIVPSATNTSTESMLHAIHSTVSSSGLETHATAVPVGLAIAAFILTFLLISYIMKHRS, encoded by the coding sequence TTGGACTATGAGACGATAGACATACACGACGAAAGGGCCAAGGAGCTCGCTCAGATTCTGATGAACGACAAAGCGATAGCCATCCTGCATCTTGTGGAAGACCGGGCGCTGTCAATAAGCGAGATATCCCGCGAGCTGAACCTCCCCATCTCCACGGTCTCATACCACATAGACAAAATGCTCAAGGTCGGCCTCATCGAGGTGGCGGGGAAGAAGTACGGGAAGAGGCTCCAGGAGGTCAAGCTCTACCGCGCCTCCAACAGGCCCATACTCCTCGTACCCCGCAGGAACGTTGCGAAGGTGAGGAAGAAAGCCGTCATGAGCTTTGAGAAGCTGCACGTTATAAGCCTGGGCCTCGCCGGGCTGGTGGCGGCCGGTGTGTACGCCGCGGCGCGGAACGTACTCGCCCCCGTGAATTCCGGCGGCACAACTGAGTCAATCACGAAGTCCGCGGCGGACAACGTCTCGATGATGGTGGCATCCGAAAGGGCCATCGTCCCATCGGCAACGAACACGAGTACCGAATCCATGCTCCATGCGATTCACTCCACGGTGTCTAGTTCCGGCCTTGAAACCCATGCAACGGCCGTTCCTGTGGGCTTGGCCATTGCTGCGTTCATCTTAACGTTTCTCCTGATTTCGTACATTATGAAGCACAGGAGTTGA
- the albA gene encoding DNA-binding protein Alba, with protein MAEEHVVYIGKKPVMNYVLAVITQFNEGAKEVSVKARGRAISRAVDVAEIVRNRFLPEVRVKEIRIGTEELPTADGRTANTSTIEIVMEKP; from the coding sequence ATGGCTGAGGAGCACGTCGTCTACATTGGAAAGAAGCCGGTTATGAACTACGTCCTCGCTGTGATAACCCAGTTCAACGAGGGCGCCAAGGAGGTCAGCGTCAAGGCTCGCGGTAGGGCCATCAGCAGGGCCGTCGATGTCGCCGAGATCGTCAGGAACAGGTTCCTCCCAGAGGTCAGGGTCAAGGAGATCAGGATCGGCACCGAGGAGCTCCCGACCGCCGACGGCAGGACCGCCAACACCTCGACCATCGAGATCGTTATGGAGAAGCCGTGA
- the purB gene encoding adenylosuccinate lyase: protein MAVHPIDYRYGSEEMRRIWDEENKLQKLLDVEAALARAHAKVGNIPEDSARVISERANTKWVKLDRVKEIEAEIHHDIMAVVKALSEVCGEHGKYVHLGATSNDIIDTANALLIKESLEIVENDLRETRSILKNLAREHKYTVCIGRTHGQHAVPTTYGMKFAIWLDEIQRHLDRIEELKERILVGQMSGAVGTMASFGDKGLEIQRLVMEDLGLKPARISNQIIQRDVYAELMAVLALIASTLDKIALEIRNLQRTEILEISEPFGKKQVGSSTMPHKRNPIRSEKVSGLARVLYSNVFPALLNNPLWHERDLTNSSVERVILPESFVLLDEMLKSIKKVLAGLEFFPENIERNLYMTNNLIMAEPLMLKLTEKGMGRQEAHELVRQLAMNAFGENRDLIEVAKENEDVRKFLTKDDFEILKPENYIGMAPQIVDNVIAWIEAKERKEVL, encoded by the coding sequence ATGGCCGTTCACCCGATTGATTACCGCTACGGGAGCGAGGAAATGAGGCGCATCTGGGACGAGGAGAACAAACTCCAAAAACTCCTCGATGTGGAGGCGGCTCTGGCAAGGGCCCACGCGAAGGTTGGCAACATCCCCGAGGATAGTGCCCGCGTGATTTCCGAGAGGGCCAACACGAAGTGGGTGAAGCTCGACCGCGTCAAGGAAATAGAGGCTGAGATACACCACGACATAATGGCCGTCGTCAAAGCCCTGAGCGAGGTCTGCGGCGAGCACGGCAAGTACGTCCACCTCGGCGCCACTTCCAACGATATAATAGACACCGCCAACGCCCTTCTCATAAAGGAGAGCCTGGAGATAGTGGAGAACGACCTCAGGGAGACACGCTCGATTCTCAAGAACCTCGCCAGAGAGCACAAGTACACCGTCTGCATAGGAAGGACCCACGGTCAGCACGCGGTTCCAACGACCTACGGCATGAAGTTCGCGATATGGCTCGACGAGATACAGAGGCACTTGGACAGGATAGAAGAGCTGAAGGAAAGAATTCTGGTCGGCCAGATGAGCGGTGCCGTCGGGACGATGGCAAGCTTTGGGGACAAGGGTCTCGAGATACAGCGCCTCGTTATGGAGGATCTCGGGCTAAAGCCAGCCAGGATAAGCAACCAGATAATCCAGCGCGACGTCTATGCGGAGCTTATGGCGGTTCTCGCTCTCATCGCCTCGACCCTTGACAAGATTGCCCTGGAGATAAGGAACCTCCAGAGGACCGAGATACTCGAGATCAGCGAGCCCTTCGGGAAGAAACAGGTGGGCTCTTCAACAATGCCCCACAAGAGGAACCCCATCAGGAGCGAGAAGGTGAGCGGTTTGGCGAGGGTCTTGTACTCGAACGTTTTCCCGGCCCTGCTCAACAACCCCCTCTGGCACGAGAGAGACCTCACAAACTCCTCCGTTGAGCGCGTTATCCTCCCCGAGAGCTTTGTCCTCCTTGATGAAATGCTGAAGAGCATTAAGAAAGTTCTTGCCGGCCTGGAGTTCTTCCCGGAGAACATTGAAAGGAACCTCTACATGACCAACAACCTCATCATGGCCGAGCCGCTGATGCTGAAGCTGACGGAGAAAGGTATGGGAAGACAGGAGGCTCATGAACTCGTCAGACAGCTCGCTATGAATGCGTTTGGAGAGAACAGAGACCTGATCGAGGTTGCCAAGGAAAACGAAGATGTGAGAAAGTTCTTAACTAAGGACGATTTTGAGATCCTGAAGCCGGAGAACTACATAGGGATGGCCCCGCAGATAGTCGATAACGTAATCGCGTGGATAGAGGCGAAAGAGCGAAAAGAAGTGCTGTGA
- a CDS encoding DUF134 domain-containing protein — protein sequence MPMGMGPGWGRGRGRRRKLRMIGFVPEVRHFYPALPPMGQPKPPIFMTYEEFEALRLVDHEGLTQEEAGKRMGVSRGTVWRALSSARKKVAQMLVEGRELIILPQGNEVPKTPGEEEL from the coding sequence ATGCCGATGGGAATGGGACCCGGCTGGGGCCGCGGAAGGGGGAGGAGAAGGAAGCTGAGGATGATAGGATTCGTTCCGGAGGTTAGGCATTTCTATCCCGCGTTACCCCCTATGGGCCAGCCCAAGCCTCCGATTTTCATGACATACGAAGAATTCGAAGCTCTCAGGCTGGTGGATCACGAAGGGCTGACGCAGGAAGAAGCTGGAAAGAGAATGGGAGTCTCCCGCGGCACCGTGTGGAGGGCCCTGAGCTCGGCCCGGAAAAAAGTCGCCCAGATGCTGGTGGAGGGAAGGGAGCTCATAATTTTACCCCAGGGAAACGAGGTCCCGAAAACTCCTGGCGAAGAAGAGTTATAG
- a CDS encoding 6-carboxytetrahydropterin synthase, which translates to MGFHVTERKIGWHKDFDSSHFLALPYESKCLRIHGHTYNVDVEIWGDLNENGMIFDFNHLSRLIKLLDHRIIASESWVVERKGDGIIIEKNGKRLELPPDEAVILNKPNVTAEYIAEWFAERIAEKAGDNVKKIRVKIWEDPRSYAEVTLER; encoded by the coding sequence ATGGGATTCCACGTGACCGAGAGGAAGATAGGATGGCACAAGGACTTTGACAGCTCACATTTTCTTGCCCTGCCCTACGAGAGCAAGTGCCTCAGAATACACGGGCACACTTACAACGTGGACGTCGAGATATGGGGTGACCTCAACGAGAACGGCATGATATTCGACTTCAACCACCTCAGCAGGCTTATCAAGCTCCTCGACCACAGGATCATCGCGAGCGAGAGCTGGGTTGTGGAGAGGAAAGGGGATGGTATCATTATTGAGAAGAATGGAAAACGCCTGGAGCTGCCCCCGGATGAGGCTGTAATCCTCAACAAACCGAACGTTACCGCCGAGTACATAGCGGAGTGGTTCGCGGAGAGAATAGCAGAGAAAGCAGGAGACAACGTAAAGAAAATCCGTGTGAAAATCTGGGAGGATCCGCGGAGCTACGCGGAGGTAACCCTTGAGAGATGA
- a CDS encoding chromate resistance protein ChrB domain-containing protein, translated as MKWVTREHVHVDRVACPWLIKRFIDPEAEFIFVPRDTDPATITEGIPFDFKGVELGHHDGKCSFDAFVEKYNITDPAVLKIAEIVREADTHVENPQPLAVALDILARGYRMICKDDYETLEKEFYLYDAMYAYFKKQIEEGKA; from the coding sequence ATGAAGTGGGTGACCCGTGAACACGTCCACGTTGATCGCGTGGCGTGCCCCTGGCTTATAAAGCGTTTTATCGACCCCGAGGCGGAGTTTATCTTCGTGCCCCGCGATACTGACCCCGCAACAATCACTGAGGGAATACCCTTTGATTTTAAGGGGGTTGAGCTTGGTCATCACGACGGAAAATGCTCCTTCGACGCTTTCGTTGAAAAGTACAACATAACCGACCCCGCAGTTCTGAAGATTGCCGAGATAGTTCGGGAGGCCGATACTCACGTCGAGAACCCTCAGCCCTTGGCGGTTGCCCTCGATATACTCGCGAGAGGGTACAGGATGATATGTAAGGACGACTATGAAACCCTCGAGAAGGAGTTTTACCTCTACGATGCCATGTACGCCTACTTTAAGAAGCAGATTGAGGAAGGAAAGGCTTAG
- a CDS encoding PPC domain-containing DNA-binding protein has product MRFSRGRNFLFKVPEGEELLKFINEFAKKNNVLIGTVSAIGSLRNPKIGYFDEAAGEYKVTELTGTYELVSLAGNISVKDGEPFAHIHVALGDSDGMLYGGHLVEGEVFVAEVFMQELLGELLERTPQENGLALWDEISL; this is encoded by the coding sequence GTGAGGTTCTCGAGGGGCAGAAATTTCCTGTTCAAGGTTCCCGAGGGGGAGGAGCTCCTGAAGTTCATAAACGAATTTGCAAAGAAGAACAACGTCCTGATCGGGACGGTCAGCGCCATCGGGAGTTTGAGGAACCCGAAGATAGGTTACTTCGATGAGGCTGCGGGGGAGTACAAGGTCACCGAGCTGACCGGTACCTATGAGCTGGTCTCCCTCGCAGGCAACATAAGTGTCAAGGACGGTGAGCCGTTCGCCCACATCCACGTTGCCTTGGGCGACTCCGACGGCATGCTCTACGGCGGTCATCTTGTTGAAGGAGAGGTTTTCGTGGCCGAGGTTTTCATGCAGGAACTCCTCGGCGAGCTGCTTGAGAGAACGCCGCAGGAGAATGGATTGGCGCTGTGGGACGAGATCAGCCTTTAA
- a CDS encoding DUF998 domain-containing protein: MKKSQLWAGILSPPIALGGIGVAIIINRSWWRLTDNAISDLGKVGLPYSWVMNVPLFISAVLAIYYAVGLFKEITNPVSKLGIGVFIIGLAFLAGIAVFPEGTEPHYHVSWGFFLAGSVGFLIAGASLWLEGRGRFGAFTVLLFTAEVLLARWAFKTFSGVAIAEFTGIFAMIIWHYALLWEKFFAEKS, encoded by the coding sequence ATGAAAAAGAGCCAGCTGTGGGCCGGCATTCTTTCTCCTCCCATTGCTCTCGGCGGGATAGGGGTGGCAATCATCATAAACCGCTCCTGGTGGCGGCTCACGGACAACGCGATAAGCGACCTGGGAAAAGTCGGCCTTCCGTACAGCTGGGTAATGAACGTCCCGCTGTTCATATCCGCGGTTCTTGCCATCTATTACGCAGTGGGTCTTTTCAAGGAGATTACAAATCCCGTCTCCAAGCTTGGGATCGGTGTTTTCATCATTGGGCTGGCTTTCCTGGCGGGAATAGCGGTCTTTCCGGAAGGAACCGAACCGCACTACCACGTCAGCTGGGGGTTCTTTCTGGCCGGGAGCGTCGGATTCCTGATAGCCGGAGCCAGCCTCTGGCTCGAAGGTCGGGGAAGATTCGGAGCCTTCACCGTTCTGCTCTTTACCGCAGAAGTTCTCCTCGCGAGGTGGGCGTTTAAGACCTTCAGCGGCGTCGCCATTGCCGAGTTCACCGGAATCTTCGCCATGATAATCTGGCACTACGCGCTGCTGTGGGAGAAATTCTTCGCCGAAAAGAGTTAG
- a CDS encoding NifB/NifX family molybdenum-iron cluster-binding protein — protein sequence MRIIVSTVNGGLEDRVNPAFGRTPTFTIVDVENGGITSAQVVQNPGYSQPRGAGVTAAQFCIDQGANVVIAGSFGPNSSGVLQAAGIRMVSAPAAMTVREAVEAFLRGELTQAVFGPEGGGVGPGGGYGGGMGRGMGRGMGRGRGMGRGMGGGRGRGGGYGRGGGW from the coding sequence ATGAGGATCATAGTCTCAACCGTAAACGGAGGACTCGAAGACCGGGTGAACCCGGCATTCGGAAGAACTCCCACTTTCACGATAGTTGACGTTGAGAACGGAGGAATAACCAGCGCCCAGGTCGTTCAGAACCCAGGCTACAGCCAGCCGAGGGGAGCCGGAGTTACAGCGGCGCAGTTCTGTATAGACCAGGGAGCCAACGTTGTCATTGCGGGAAGCTTCGGACCCAACTCCTCTGGAGTACTCCAGGCCGCCGGCATAAGGATGGTCTCGGCTCCTGCCGCTATGACCGTCAGAGAAGCGGTCGAAGCCTTCCTGAGGGGCGAGCTCACCCAGGCCGTTTTCGGCCCCGAGGGCGGTGGAGTCGGACCCGGCGGGGGCTACGGCGGAGGAATGGGAAGAGGTATGGGACGCGGCATGGGAAGAGGCAGAGGCATGGGGCGTGGAATGGGCGGCGGCCGCGGCAGAGGCGGCGGATACGGCCGCGGTGGCGGTTGGTGA